Genomic window (Lampris incognitus isolate fLamInc1 unplaced genomic scaffold, fLamInc1.hap2 scaffold_147, whole genome shotgun sequence):
AATTAAACTCCTCATTGCTAGACAAGACGCAGACTGATTTAATCTAGCATGTGTGGTTCTTTGCGTGTAAAGCGCTCAGCGGTTGCGGTTGTAATCTCTGGGTCTATTGGTTGGATTACAATACAAATGTATTGGGCAGGCGTGTGACAAGACGCAGGGTGCTACCGTATTATCCTACAAGCCTCTATCAATTACAGCCATTACAGTCAGCAGAGATGCGGGGAAGTGAGACGGGGGTGGGGGGCCCTGTGTGTGTCAATGTGGGGATgcaattgtgtgtttgtgtgggagagagagagagagaagagagagagtgggtggtgggtgggtgagggtgggggtgagggggggactTCACGCCTCAGCACTCTCTGCAACACAACGTCGGTGCTTCTTAAAAGCCATGTTGAGCGCTACACGAGAGGTTGTTCGAGGCGCTCCGGCGTGCACCAGTGTTTTAACAACTCTCCGCGGACGCTGCACGCTCGCGCGATGCATAACTTATGAAATATGTTTCCTTTGTCACATTCGCGGCGCATATGGCGCAAATCTTCGGGGCTTTTGCGTTGCCGAGACCGCAAATTACCTCGTGGACTGTGAAAACCAAGAGAGCGTACGTTTCGGAGGGAAGCCAGCGATATGGCCCACTCTTGCCAACAGCTTCAAtttggtttgtgttttttttttttgtgtggtttttttttgggtTCCCAGGCGGCGGTCGACGCCGCCGCCTGAGTGAGAGATCTCCACCCACCCCTGTGAAACGCGCGCGCGCAGCCTGCTTGCGCTAAACACTGCAGCTGTATTGGCCTCGTTTTTAGCAGGATTTCGTCATGTGGCACGCGCGGCGAAAATAGAACGACACCCCAGCTGTTAATTGTGGATGACGCTCAGCTCATTTAATTTCACCCCACCCCCCCGATCCTTTGCAGCTCAGTAGCTCTGCAGCTGTGCATCCTGCACAGTTTGCCCTCTCATCCGAGCTATTGCCCCGAACGGTCCTTGGACATAGATACAGACTGACTGGTTTgcatcctttatttatttatttatttgctttatTAACTGCAGCTCTTAACAAGAGCGCGGTCCTCTAAACCTTAACTGTGTGATGAAACTCTTGACAGTGACTCACGGGTATATCTAAAACCTAAGTGCAAAAAAACTGGACGGACAGCATGCTCTATAATTAAGTAGCAACTTCCAAAATGTGGCtgccaagttttgttttttttttattatgcaaTTTGCATCAGcctgtgcttcttttttttaaaattttaatcaAGTTGAAATGCAGCCCGTTAAAATCCAATACGTTGGACGGACAAGACAGCCCACCCCAACTGCACCAGGGTGCAATGATCCAGGGTGTGAGATCGACGATCTGATCATAGCAAATTACACGGCCATGCAATATCGACCTCAATTGCCCCCATTGCCCGTAGTCCTTCAAATCAATTGCACCAGAGTAAACGCGGTGCCCAACAGCCCCAACTTTTGGTGGCGAGGCAAAAGGATATCTGTGCTCCGTTTATTCTGAAACTGCCACGAAGTACCACTCGCACCGCTTTACAGCCCACAGCAAATTACTTCACTGATTCATCTAACCACACTCTCTAGGGCAGAACTTTGCAGTATTAACACTATTGTTGACGAGCGTCACATATCCgagagcctcccccccccccccgcagatggGCGACGACAGATTACCTGACTGGAGATGAGGTCCTCGCAGACCGACAGAGCCATCTGAATAGCGTTGGGCTTGTGCGTTACGGAGATGGCGGTGAGCTTGAATTTATCCCTCCCGTAGATCTGGTTGGCTTGGGTCACGGCGTCTTTGAAGACTTGCTCGTATCTCTTCTggctcaggacggccccgatGTTCACAATCTTGGGCTCGCAGCCGGCCCGCGCGCAGGAGCAGCAGAAGAGCACCGCCAGCAGAAACAGACGCATCGTGCGAGCCACCAGACAACCCAGTGTAGCCCGGGTACCTCTCTCTCTGGTGGCGGGTCGGCGTTGCCAACCCCTGGACGGCACGGCTCAGCCCGTTAGCGCACAGCTCGACCCCACGATCCGAGCGGTTCGGTGTGCaggaattttgtgtgtgtgcgtgtgtgtgtgtgtgtgtgtgtgtgtgtgtgtgtgtgtgtgtgtgttgttgttgttgttgcagaaTCTAAGTGCAGTGCGAGAGAGCGTGCATGTCCTTTAGGACGTGAGCCGCAACGTCCACGAATAGCCGGGGGGGGAGCGTGGATGAAGAAGCCGAAAGCCGCAGCGTACACCTCTGCCCTACTGCAACATAGTCGCCCCCAGTTTGCAGCCCGAACTTCTTCCGCCTCCGCTGCTTTTGGCCCGAGCGACGAGACGGTCAGAGCGAAGGAGTCAGGGCATATTTCGCGTCGCATCCAAACGGCAGGCAGCCCCTGGTGAGATGCGCGCGTCGCTCGCCGCTCTTCTCCCCGGCGAGGCTCCGCTGTGAAGCGATTTCACTGACGCGACGCTCCCGTGCGCGAGCGGCTGTCCTTGGTGCTGACAGCTGCGCGGGCGCGCCGCGGCGGTCGCGCGCCCCCGACGTCCGCCCCGGTGGAAGGGGAAGCTGAGCGTTAAAAACACAGCTCCTCTTTGCATCGAAATGCCCCGACGGAAATGTCACCCCCCGACGGGACGCGAGAGGCGAGATGACGGGACggagacggggagagaggaaATCCGGACCGAGACGTAATTAGGCTATTGACGAGAGACCGGTGTCTGCAAAATCGGGAGCATATTTCGCTCATAAGCTTGATTCAtattgtgcgcgcgcgcgtgtgtgttacATTTTGGACACGTTTTCCAGTATAAACTCTAACCTTGTCGGGACCAGTAGTCGTTATGGGGACATAAGCCCAGTCCTAATGAGGCAATATATCGTTTCTGAGGTCCTGGTTCAGGTTTGGGGTTGGGcaatgaatggaagtcaatgcaatgtcctaacaaggataatgtgtgtgtgtgtgtgtgtgtgtgtgtgtgtgtgtgtgtgtgtgtgtgtgtgtgtgtgtgtgtgtgtgtgtgtgtgtgtgtgtgtgtgtgtgtgtgtgtgtttgtgctcacTGGATGTGAACCGTGACCCAGGGACAGTTGTGAGGTTTTTGTTGTGAAACACATCAGATGGGGGGGGCGAGGCTGCCCGTTTGCTCACATGTTGAACCCTACAGGCCTCGGTGTATCCCCCCCCACCATGAAGAGTGGAAGGGTAGAATGATATTAATAGCTCCCAGATACCAGATAAACAGCCATGTTGGCCTATCCTCATCATTCGTTATTTCATCTTCCTCATGAAGTGCCTGTCACACCTTGGCAGAAGTGGATTATCACTCTCTTGGCTccccaatcgactctgtgcataactgtagtc
Coding sequences:
- the LOC130132482 gene encoding glutamate receptor ionotropic, NMDA 1-like; this encodes MRLFLLAVLFCCSCARAGCEPKIVNIGAVLSQKRYEQVFKDAVTQANQIYGRDKFKLTAISVTHKPNAIQMALSVCEDLISSQ